In Chroicocephalus ridibundus chromosome 4, bChrRid1.1, whole genome shotgun sequence, one genomic interval encodes:
- the NUP93 gene encoding nuclear pore complex protein Nup93 isoform X2 gives MAEEYHRESMLVEWEQVKQRILHTLLASGEDALDFTQENEPSYAGELGPPGRSSLDSVEMAYARQIYIYNEKIVNGHLQPNLVDLCAAVTELDDKNISEFWTMVKQMTDVTLVPASDTLKVRTNMEVRMEFVRQALRYLEQSYKNYTFVTVFGNLHQAQLGGVPGTYQLVRSFLNIKLPAPVPGLQDGEVEGHPVWALIYYCMRCGDLAAAMHVVKRAQHQLGEFKTWFQEYMHSKDKRLSPATENKLRLHYRRALRNNTDPYKRAVYCIIGRCDITDNQSEVADKTEDYLWLKLNQVCFDDNGASSPQDRLTLSQFQKQLLEDYGESHFAVNQQPLLYFQVLFLTAQFEAAIAFLFRTERLRCHAVHVALVLFELKLLLKSSGQSAQLLSHEAGDPPGIRRLNFVRLLMLYTRKFESTDPREALQYFYFLRNEKDSQGENMFLRCVSELAIESREFDMILGKLENDGSRKPGVIDKFTSDTKPIINKVASAAENKGLFEEAAKLYDLAKNPDKVLELMNKLLSPIVPQISTPQSNKERLKNMAHSIAERYKAQGISAKKSIDSTFYLLLDLITFFDEYHAGHIDRAFDIIERLKLVPLSQDCVEERVAAFRNFSDEIRHNLSEVLLATMNILFTQYKRMKGTSPATPARPQRVMEDRDSQLRSQARALITFAGMIPYRTSGDTNARLVQMEVLMN, from the exons ATGGCTGAGGAGTATCACCGAGAATCGATGCTGGTTGAATGGGAACAGGTGAAACAAAGGATTCTTCATACTCTGCTTGCATCAGGGGAAGATGCTCTTGATTTCACCCAGGAAAATGAG CCCAGCTACGCTGGGGAGTTGGGTCCTCCAGGTCGCAGCTCTTTGGACAGCGTGGAGATGGCATACGCTCGTCAG ATTTATATTTATAATGAGAAGATAGTGAATGGACATCTGCAGCCTAACCTGGTGGACCTTTGCGCTGCTGTTACAGAACTGGATGATAAG AACATCTCTGAGTTTTGGACCATGGTGAAACAAATGACCGATGTTACCCTGGTTCCTGCTAGCGATACCTTGAAGGTACGGACCAACATGGAGGTGCGCATGGAGTTCGTGAGGCAGGCTCTGCGCTACCTAGAACAAAG ttacaaaaattACACATTTGTGACAGTCTTTGGAAACTTGCACCAGGCTCAGCTGGGTGGAGTCCCAGGGACCTACCAACTAGTCCGCAGCTTCTTGAACATCAAACTCCCGGCGCCTGTCCCTGGTCTCCAG GATGGTGAGGTGGAAGGCCATCCTGTCTGGGCACTGATTTACTACTGCATGCGCTGCGGAGATTTGGCCGCGGCCATGCATGTGGTGAAACGGGCACAGCACCAGCTGGGAGAGTTTAAAACCTGGTTCCAGGAGTACATGCACAGTAAAGATAAAAG actATCTCCTGCCACAGAAAATAAACTACGTCTTCATTACAGACGAGCTCTGAGAAATAATACTGACCCCTACAAAAGGGCTGTTTACTGTATTATTGGCCGTTGTGACATTACAGATAACCAGAGTGAAGTCGCTGATAAAACAGAAGATTATCTTTGGCTAAAA CTGAACCAAGTGTGTTTTGATGACAATGGTGCAAGTTCTCCGCAAGACCGACTAACATTATCCCAGTTCCAGAAGCAGTTGCTGGAAGACTATG gtgaaTCCCATTTTGCAGTAAACCAGCAGCCATTGCTCTACTTCCAAGTATTGTTCTTGACAGCACAGTTTGAAGCCGCAATTGCTTTTCTCTTCCGGACAGAGCGCTTGCGTTGTCATGCTGTTCATGTTGCGTTGGTCCTGTTTGAGTTAAAATTGCTCCTGAAATCTTCTGGGCAGAGTGCGCAGCTAT TAAGCCATGAAGCTGGTGACCCTCCTGGCATCAGGCGTCTAAATTTTGTGCGGCTTTTGATGCTTTACACCCGCAAGTTTGAATCGACGGATCCAAGGGAAGCCCTgcagtatttttactttctcag GAATGAGAAGGACAGCCAAGGAGAGAATATGTTCTTGCGTTGCGTTAGTGAACTAGCAATTGAAAGCAGAGAG TTTGATATGATTCTTGGAAAGCTGGAAAACGATGGTAGTAGGAAG CCTGGAGTGATAGACAAGTTTACAAGTGACACAAAACCCATTATTAACAAAGTGGcttctgcagcagaaaacaaaggattGTTTGAAGAAGCTGCAAAACTCTATGATCTTGCAAAG AACCCTGACAAAGTTTTAGAACTGATGAACAAGCTCCTCAGTCCCATTGTTCCCCAGATCAGCACTCCCCAGTCGAACAAAGAGCGGCTGAAGAACATGGCCCATTCCATTGCCGAGAG GTACAAAGCTCAGGGGATAAGTGCAAAGAAATCCATTGACTCCACGTTCTACCTTCTGCTGGACTTAATCACGTTTTTTGATGAGTATCACGCCGGTCACATTGACAGGGCCTTTGAT ATCATTGAACGCCTAAAGCTTGTACCTCTTAGCCAAGACTGCGTGGAGGAGAGGGTTGCTGCCTTCCGGAATTTCAGCGATGAG ATCAGGCACAATTTATCAGAGGTCCTGCTTGCAACCATGAATATTTTATTCACCCAGTATAAGAGGATGAAAGGCACCAGCCCAGCCACTCCTGCCAGACCCCAGCGGGTAATGGAAGACAGAGATTCG CAACTTCGATCTCAAGCTCGTGCACTGATAACATTTGCGGGGATGATCCCTTACAGAACATCGGGAGACACCAACGCAAGACTGGTGCAAATGGAGGTCCTTATGAATTAG